Proteins co-encoded in one Marmota flaviventris isolate mMarFla1 chromosome 9, mMarFla1.hap1, whole genome shotgun sequence genomic window:
- the LOC114098241 gene encoding serum amyloid A-4 protein-like isoform X1, translated as MKLCTGIVFCSLVLGVSSESWYSFFKEAIQGTADLWRAYWDMREANHQNSERYFHARGNYDAAQRGPGGIWAAKVISTAGKYFRGLLNQYYYGGGHRGWENIQANRKAEEWGRSGKDPKHFRPSDLPEKF; from the exons ATGAAGCTGTGCACAGGAATTGTTTTCTGCTCCTTAGTCCTGGGAGTCAGCAGTGAAAGCTGGTATTCATTCTTCAAGGAGGCTATCCAAG GGACTGCGGACTTGTGGAGAGCCTATTGGGACATGAGAGAAGCCAATCACCAAAATTCAGAGAGATACTTCCATGCCCGGGGGAACTATGATGCTGCTCAAAGGGGACCTGGGGGTATCTGGGCTGCTAAAGTGATAAG CACTGCTGGCAAGTATTTTCGGGGGCTCCTAAATCAGTATTATTATGGAGGCGGCCACCGTGGATGGGAGAACATTCAAGCCAACCGGAAGGCTGAAGAGTGGGGCCGAAGTGGCAAAGATCCCAAACACTTCAGACCTTCCGACCTGCCTGAGAAGTTCTGA